The nucleotide sequence AATGTCGTCGGTGTTGTCGGGGGCTATGCCCAAATCTAGGGGTTCAGCGTCTAAGTCGCGGCACATGCCCGTTAAGATGATACGGTTGGTTTCGTAGACTTGTTTGTCACCGCGTTTATCGCTTGTTTTTGCCAGTTCATTGCCCGTGGCTAAAATGGCGATTTTGGGGCGCTCCACCACGGATACCTCGGTGTTGCCAAGGGCGGCGAGCAAACCCAGATGGTAAGCTTTTAGGCGGGTGCCTGCCTCTACGGCGACTTCGCCTTTTTTGAGGTCTTCGCCTTTGCGCGAAACATTGGCGTAGTTTGCAGCTTGGGCGGCGACTTCGATTTTCTCGCCTTTGGGCTGCGTGTATTCTATCATGACGACTGCGTTTGCGCCTTTGGGCAACGGATTGCCTGTCCAGACCTGTTTGGCTTGGCGGTGGTTGGGGTCATCGAGTTCGTCGCCTTGGGCTAAACGGAAAAGCAGCGGCTTAAACTGAGACGCCCCAGCAGTGTCCTCCGCGCGCACCGCATAGCCGTCAACAGCTGACCTGTCAAAACGCGGCAAATCCTCACTCGCAACCATATCCTTGGCAAGCACGCGGTTGTAAGCTTCAGTAAGAGGAATAGTCACTTCTCGACACGGCTTAAGCTCCAAAGCATCAAACCACTTCTGCAAAGCCTCATACGTGAAAGTCAATTTCTGGAATCCCCGCAGTTTACTCAAAACGGTTCACACACAGCAATTGGCACGATAGGCATTAAAAAGTGTATCGAACACAGACCCAAACAAAACAGAACCCAAAAAACAAAACATCATCAACACCTCAAGCTTTAGCCGGCAACCACGAAACTAGACCCCCGCCCCCTATCGTTTCTGCATACAATTAAAAACAGCATCCAAATAGGTTGGTGAACGGCTGCGGCGTAGGCATCTGTTTCTTTAGCTGCAGGTATCAGTGCCTTTTATGACAAGCGCAGTTAAGACTAAACGAAGTTGCTAAATAGAAATTGATAAAAAGATAAAACAAAGAAGAAAGGTTTGGTTGTTTAGACCATTCGTTTTACGAGGTCGTTGATTGCGTCGCCGCGGTAGCCTGCTTCGCCGCCAGCGTTGAATCCTTGTTTGGTTTTGCCTTTGTAGCCTTTCTTGGGGGGGTGGAGCCTGAAGATTTTTTGGTTT is from Candidatus Bathyarchaeota archaeon and encodes:
- a CDS encoding molybdopterin molybdotransferase MoeA yields the protein MSKLRGFQKLTFTYEALQKWFDALELKPCREVTIPLTEAYNRVLAKDMVASEDLPRFDRSAVDGYAVRAEDTAGASQFKPLLFRLAQGDELDDPNHRQAKQVWTGNPLPKGANAVVMIEYTQPKGEKIEVAAQAANYANVSRKGEDLKKGEVAVEAGTRLKAYHLGLLAALGNTEVSVVERPKIAILATGNELAKTSDKRGDKQVYETNRIILTGMCRDLDAEPLDLGIAPDNTDDIVRNLHLALKIADAVITTGGTSVGGLDLVPEAVNKTGEPGIIVHGIAMRPAMPTALAVLEGKPVMVFSGNPVAAITAFEVFARPLICKLLGLKRTEERPVIKAVMKRKVATALGRKNFVRVKVTQKNEEFYAETISARGSGAISTMTRANGYVIVPENREGIAEGASVVVHMFAQAEVAS